The window TTTGTTCTGCGGTCTCCGCCGTAGTTGGCATAAAAGTGAAACAGCAATGAGTGGCTCAGCGTTTGGGCAGCGATCACGGCCAAGTCGTCTTGACGGGCCGATAGCTGCTCCAACTGCAATGTGGCCCGGCAGAGGAAATCATCGAAATGCCCAGCCCGGGGCCGCAGATTAACCTCGGCTGCGGGGTTACCCGCAAGCGCCTCAAGAGCCATACGATCAAAGTGCAGCTCGGCGTAGTGAACGCGCTTACCCCGCGCCCGCGATCGATACTGCTGACCGGCCGGGATCACCCAAACCTCTCCCGGCATCGGAGGATCGAAGATCTCATTTACCCCGTCAAGTTCCGTCTCGATCTCAGAGATCTTTCCAGACAAATGGACGATAACGGTGTCCATGTTTCGGCGAATCTCCCAAAGCGCTCCCATGTGGATGTTCTGCTTGGCCGAAAAGAAGGCTGCGCTTGGCCACCGGGCTGACCCGATAATCTCCGCCAGACTCTCCGGGGCATCAGGTGCCGCGGTTGGCATTGACTTTGCGGCCGCCACTGATGAACCTGCATTTTGCCTGACGAGTCTGTTCAGCATGCCCTGCATTCTAATGAGTTTTTCCGAGATTCTGAAAGAATTGCGGAGAATTTGAAAGCCGCCGGCAAGTCTCGGTTGGATGATGAGGACGTGGGTAAGCTCCACATTCGGCCATTTAACGGGTAACTGCCACTTGGAGGAGCAAGCTCAAATTGATCCAAGCCTAGTCTTTTCTACAGCATGTGCCAGATCCGTGCCGCGCGCCTATCGCTGAAGAGGTCCCAAGTTCGCTGTCCCTCCCTCTACAAGCGTGCCAGTAAACACAGGTCAGTTGCGTTTGACCCATCGGGCGCATGCGTCCTGCAAGCTTCCAGCCGTTCTTTCGAGCAAGCAGGATTGTCAAGGGCGATGAAAGACCAAACCTATAGGAGAGGTATCACAATGCCAGACCAAAAACTGAAGGGAAAGGTCGTCCTGATGGGCGGCGGGGCAAAGAATCTCGGAGGGCTGACGAGCCGTCAGTTTGCCGAGCTGGGCGCGAATGTCGCCGTCCACTATAACAGTGCTGGAACCAAACAGGCCGCCGATGAGACTGTGGCAGCCATCAAGCAGATCGGCACGGATGCATTTGCCATTCAGGCTGACCTGACGA is drawn from Edaphobacter lichenicola and contains these coding sequences:
- a CDS encoding helix-turn-helix transcriptional regulator produces the protein MPTAAPDAPESLAEIIGSARWPSAAFFSAKQNIHMGALWEIRRNMDTVIVHLSGKISEIETELDGVNEIFDPPMPGEVWVIPAGQQYRSRARGKRVHYAELHFDRMALEALAGNPAAEVNLRPRAGHFDDFLCRATLQLEQLSARQDDLAVIAAQTLSHSLLFHFYANYGGDRRTKRSVRRLRMTSKEKRLIQEYISDNLDSQLSLESVGAEVGMTTHEFLQAFGSAFATTPAQYVIDQRLRRARWLLLNTGKNITTIAQDVGFSSHAHLCTAFRSRLKITPSQFRQIGRAAHEPK